In one window of Macrobrachium nipponense isolate FS-2020 chromosome 2, ASM1510439v2, whole genome shotgun sequence DNA:
- the LOC135220864 gene encoding carotenoid isomerooxygenase-like produces the protein MLPYTFRALLLSLACLAASSKDSTSKSSWLRHCEQDTPFPVQGKLEGNIPEWVEGRLIRVGPGVHHIGNTSYKHLFDPLALLHMIQIQDRQATYTSRILESDTYKTNMREQRIAETEFGTAAYPDPCQTLFGKFFSWFETPKMGDNCLVNVLQAKDQLIVMTETDTVRVVDPSNLHVIGDGVKIPDFVPVQRASAHPHVGTDGTIYNLAPTITEKGPGYSIISHKEGVLNEASLEATILARWRFNPGYMHSFALTENYYVLFETPLALNAPTMLASNYLGTTPEESLVWYSNENTRFRVIRRSNGEEVNIKFMSEKFFTFHQINAYETYDNLLVVDVCAISSGEVIKSLYLENIGKQDSDPTKLKFDSIAARYVIPLTSIESLPYNEELLNEYSGIKIYPEDTSLPVRSPSAVRTGVDEIFLRGVNINDMFLEMPRINYNHNGKSYRYVYGVGTATGSIDFTSLIKLDVWTGKELTWSDPNYFVSEPVYLPEPSKDGEDSGVILTLLLHKEELNHTVLLILNAKDLTEMAWVHFTINGPATPTFHGQFVSFNDEVHGY, from the exons ATGCTTCCGTACACATTTCGG GCGCTTCTATTGTCCCTGGCCTGCCTTGCAGCATCTTCAAAAGATTCCACAAGCAAGTCATCCTGGTTGCGTCACTGCGAGCAGGACACTCCCTTCCCAGTCCAAGGTAAATTAGAAGGGAACATCCCTGAATGGGTGGAAGGACGCCTCATCCGAGTAGGACCTGGTGTGCACCATATTGGAAATACGTCCTACAAACACTTATTTGATCCTCTGGCTTTGCTGCATATGATTCAAATCCAAGATAGACAGGCAACTTACACTTCAAG AATCCTTGAAAGTGACACTTACAAAACAAATATGAGGGAACAACGCATAGCAGAGACAGAATTTGGGACAGCAGCTTATCCTGATCCTTGCCAAACACTCTTTGGGAAGTTCTTTTCATGGTTTGAAACTCCAAAGATGGGTGATAACTGCCTGGTTAATGTGCTGCAAGCTAAAGATCAGCTGATCGTGATGACAGAAACCGATACTGTTCGAGTGGTGGATCCTAGCAATTTACATGTGATAGGTGATGGT GTAAAAATTCCAGACTTTGTACCTGTGCAGAGAGCAAGCGCCCACCCCCATGTTGGAACAGATGGTACCATTTACAACTTAGCTCCTACTATCACAGAAAAAGGACCAGGTTATTCAATTATCTCTCATAAAGAGGGAGTTCTTAATGAAGCTTCATTAGAGGCCACTATTCTTGCTCGTTGGAGATTCAACCCAGGTTACATGCACAGTTTTGCTCTTACAGAGAACTACTATGTTTTATTTGAAACACCTCTGGCATTGAATGCCCCAACAATGCTTGCCTCCAATTATCTGGGTACAACTCCTGAGGAGAGTTTGGTATGGTATTCAAATGAAAACACACGCTTTAGGGTGATCAGAAGAAGTAACGGTGAAGAAGTTAACATCAAGTTTATGTCTGAGAAATTCTTCACGTTCCATCAAATAAATGCTTATGAAACTTATGATAACCTACTGGTGGTTGATGTTTGTGCTATTTCTTCAGGAGAGGTCATCAAAAGCTTGTACCTAGAAAATATTGGAAAACAGGATTCAGACCCAACCAAACTCAAGTTTGATTCCATAGCAGCTAGGTATGTTATTCCTCTGACCAGTATTGAGTCTCTACCATACAATGAAGAGCTCCTGAATGAATATAGTGGAATTAAGATATACCCAGAGGACACATCATTGCCAGTCAGATCACCTTCTGCTGTGAGAACTGGGGTTGATGAAATATTCTTGAGAGGGgtaaatataaatgatatgttCCTGGAGATGCCCAGAATAAACTACAATCACAATGGGAAATCATATCGGTATGTCTATGGAGTTGGAACAGCAACTGGCAGTATTGATTTTACCTCACTTATTAAATTGGATGTTTGGACAGGGAAAGAATTAACGTGGAGTGATCCCAACTATTTTGTTTCTGAACCAGTGTATCTACCTGAGCCTAGCAAGGATGGTGAGGATTCAGGAGTTATTTTAACTCTTTTGCTTCACAAAGAGGAACTCAATCATACGGTCCTTCTCATCCTTAATGCCAAGGACCTTACTGAAATGGCTTGGGTTCATTTCACCATAAATGGTCCTGCTACACCTACATTCCATGGACAGTTTGTAAGCTTTAATGATGAAGTTCATGGTTACTGA